A stretch of Brassica napus cultivar Da-Ae chromosome C6, Da-Ae, whole genome shotgun sequence DNA encodes these proteins:
- the LOC125588507 gene encoding uncharacterized protein LOC125588507: MVKKTKGRLEAERQEAESQEFALRGKALTSEPTGSGTQRTVRQQTLAAKKSKEHEKRAGKSVPVPTHEEGETESEDEPAPTKKAKMSKGKGVAVDRDRTKTPSVEELYDHLKNGVTWAPTRFADLGLLKELGLESDIETMLGHLKMPKLLTMAYPFYKDVTCQFLSSLVVTYHDTAHVRQGWGKIRFKVNGREFNMNFKDIGRVMGFQDLEDHSLPKCENLPTELWKLITGNKHSTGADKNSHIRHPSVRYLHRLLVHAFYPRKQAGTVTEEDMRLLCPAIRPYAQPGVLPLPSTDIYATLGLSEYFLGEHGPLDPIQAAPSRKRSVPTQPDSPVADTSEHIYGPPRYYFKPHDGVLPPGALRDAHDHIGRLQRWNKAQDRTIEKLKDKCKALSKTVKKQAKTSANSADFAFANTSNPQPQPPPDALGFPLTAAQLQRKWRNPPTQPSTSGNKSPSLASSESEDEIDEVESQPWYGGSGSASGGYYTTFPPDDDDAGVGG; the protein is encoded by the exons ATGGTTAAGAAGACAAAGGGAAGGTTGGAAgctgagaggcaagaagccgAAAGTCAAGAGTTTGCACTAAGAGGAAAAGCTTTAACCAGCGAGCCAACTGGCTCAGGGACGCAGAGGACTGTGAGACAGCAGACGTTGGCTGCAAAGAAATCGAAAGAACACGAGAAGAGGGCAGGAAAAAGCGTACCAGTTCCCACCCATGAGGAAGGTGAAACTGAGAGTGAAGATGAGCCGGCACCTACGAAGAAAGCCAAAATGTCAAAGGGCAAAGGGGTTGCTGTTGATCGAGACAGAAcgaaaactccatctgtggaGGAGCTATATGACCATTTGAAGAATGGAGTCACTTGGGCTCCAACCAGGTTTGCCGACCTCGGTTtgctgaaggagttgggtctAGAGTCTGATATTGAGACGATGCTGggacatttgaagatgccaaaactcctcaccatggcttatcctttctacaaggatgtcactTGTCAGTTCCTATCCTCTCTTGTGGTCACTTACCATGACACGGCGCATGTGAGACAAGGATGGGGAAAAATCAGGTTCAAGGTCAATGGAAGAGAATtcaacatgaacttcaaggacatTGGGAGGGTCATGGGGTTCCAAGACCTAGAAGACCACTCACTTCCCAAGTGTGAGAACCTCCCCACAGAGCTCTGGAAATTGATTACTGGAAACAAGCACTCTACCGGGGCAGACAAGAACTCACACATCCGACACCCGTCTGTACGCTACCTCCACAGATTGCTAGTCCATGCTTTttacccacggaagcaagctggtacGGTTACTGAGGAAGACATGAGACTGCTCTGTCCGGCTATCCGTCCCTACGCTCAACCTGGAGTGTTACCCCTTCCCAGCACTGACATCTATGCTACTTTGGGATTGTCA GAGTACTTTCTCGGAGAACACGGGCCTCTCGATCCAATTCAAGCAGCTCCATCAAGGAAAAGGAGTGTCCCTACGCAACCTGACTCGCCTGTTGCAGACACATCTGAGCAtatctatggacctccgcgctactacttcaagccccATGACGGAGTCCTTCCACCTGGAGCTCTCcgtgatgctcatgaccacattgGTCGTCTCCAGAGGTGGAACAAAGCTCAGGACAGAacgatagaaaagctgaaggataaATGCAAGGCGCTAAGCAAGACTGTGAAGAAGCAGgcaaagacttcagccaa ctcagccgATTTCGCTTTCGCGAACACCTCAAACCCCCAGCCTCAACCACCGCCTGATGCTCTTGGCTTCCCACTCACTGCTGCGCAGCTTCAGCGTAagtggaggaacccacccactcaacCTTCCACTTCAGGCAACAAATCCCCATCCCTCGCTTCTTCAGAAAGTGAGGACGAGATTGACGAGGTTGAGAGCCAACCATGGTATGGAGGCTCCGGTTCAGCATCCGGTGGTTACTACACCACCTTCCCtcctgacgacgacgatgctggg